Proteins encoded together in one Chloroflexota bacterium window:
- a CDS encoding ROK family protein, which produces MEILGIDIGGSGIKGAPVNIKKGKMLTDRYRIETPQPPSPQPVANTVAEIARHFDWQGPIGCGFPAAIQHGVVRTASNIDDAWININAAQLFSQTTNSPVNVINDADAAGLAEMSFGAGCGRKGVVLLITLGTGLGTSLFTDGVLLPNTELGHIEIRGKAAEKRASDAIRQVKGLSWAKWAKRLDEYLIIMEKLLWPDLIILGGGISKHHAKFLPHITVKTEVVPAQLRNEAGIIGAALAVQS; this is translated from the coding sequence GTGGAAATATTAGGCATCGACATCGGCGGATCAGGCATCAAGGGCGCCCCCGTAAATATTAAAAAGGGCAAAATGCTCACCGACCGCTACCGCATTGAGACCCCTCAACCGCCCAGCCCGCAACCTGTTGCCAATACAGTGGCTGAAATTGCGCGCCACTTTGATTGGCAAGGCCCCATCGGCTGCGGATTTCCGGCGGCGATACAGCACGGGGTTGTGCGGACTGCCTCGAATATTGACGATGCCTGGATTAATATCAACGCGGCGCAGCTTTTTTCACAAACCACAAACTCTCCGGTGAACGTTATCAACGATGCCGACGCGGCGGGTTTGGCTGAAATGAGTTTTGGGGCGGGTTGCGGGCGTAAAGGGGTAGTGCTGCTAATTACACTCGGCACAGGGTTGGGCACTTCACTCTTCACAGATGGCGTACTGCTGCCCAATACCGAGTTAGGGCATATCGAAATTCGAGGCAAAGCCGCCGAAAAACGCGCCTCCGATGCCATCCGTCAAGTAAAGGGACTTTCTTGGGCGAAATGGGCCAAACGCCTGGACGAATATCTGATAATAATGGAAAAACTCCTATGGCCCGATCTCATCATTTTAGGTGGCGGGATCAGCAAACATCACGCCAAATTTCTTCCCCATATCACTGTAAAAACAGAAGTCGTCCCCGCGCAATTGCGCAATGAAGCCGGAATTATTGGCGCAGCACTGGCTGTGCAATCATAA